One genomic region from Sphaerochaeta sp. encodes:
- the rpsQ gene encoding 30S ribosomal protein S17 has product MEKAWRKTMTGQVVSDKMDKTITVAITKKTLNPLYKKYVSTTKKVKAHDENNEAKIGDTVRVEECRHLSKDTCWRLVQIVERAR; this is encoded by the coding sequence ATGGAAAAAGCGTGGAGAAAGACGATGACAGGCCAGGTGGTCAGCGACAAGATGGATAAGACGATTACGGTCGCCATCACCAAGAAGACGCTCAACCCCCTGTACAAGAAGTATGTGAGCACCACCAAGAAGGTGAAGGCCCACGATGAGAACAATGAGGCGAAGATCGGGGACACCGTCCGTGTGGAGGAGTGCCGCCATCTGAGCAAGGATACATGCTGGCGTCTCGTTCAGATTGTCGAGCGTGCCCGCTGA
- the rplE gene encoding 50S ribosomal protein L5, whose product MPNFKRKYLETVAPAMFKEHGYKSPMQTPKLEKIVVSIGCGDAIENKKLLDSAVKELEQITGQHVVKTKARKSIANFKLREGQEIGAMVTLRGDNMWYFLERLICIALPRVKDFRGVNPNAFDGRGNYSLGITEQIIFPEIDFDKIERISGMNIAIVTTAKTDEEGYDLLKKLGMPFANK is encoded by the coding sequence ATCCCGAACTTCAAGAGGAAGTATCTGGAGACGGTTGCTCCCGCCATGTTCAAAGAGCATGGTTACAAATCCCCGATGCAGACTCCCAAGTTGGAGAAGATCGTGGTCAGCATTGGCTGCGGCGACGCCATCGAGAACAAGAAATTGCTCGATTCCGCCGTCAAGGAGCTGGAGCAGATCACTGGTCAGCATGTCGTGAAAACCAAAGCGCGGAAATCCATCGCCAACTTCAAGCTCCGTGAGGGGCAGGAGATTGGTGCCATGGTGACCCTGCGTGGTGACAATATGTGGTACTTCCTGGAGAGGCTGATCTGCATCGCGCTTCCCCGTGTGAAGGACTTCAGGGGCGTCAATCCCAACGCATTCGATGGACGCGGGAACTACTCGCTCGGCATCACCGAGCAGATCATCTTCCCGGAGATCGACTTCGACAAGATTGAACGGATCAGTGGCATGAACATCGCGATCGTCACGACGGCGAAGACCGACGAAGAAGGGTATGACCTGCTGAAGAAGCTCGGAATGCCGTTCGCGAACAAATAA
- the rplP gene encoding 50S ribosomal protein L16 — translation MLSPKRVKYRKRQRGDRKGIAQSGNTIAFGEYGLMATEPLWVTNRQIEAARVALTRHVKRGGKIWIRIFPDMPYTKKPAETRQGNGKGAPEGWVAVVKTGTIMFEMGGISKDVAKEALTLAASKLPLRTRFVARRDVE, via the coding sequence ATGCTGAGTCCGAAGAGAGTAAAATACAGAAAGAGGCAGCGTGGTGACCGCAAAGGCATCGCCCAGAGCGGCAACACGATTGCGTTTGGGGAATATGGCTTGATGGCGACGGAGCCGTTGTGGGTGACCAACCGCCAGATCGAGGCAGCGCGTGTCGCGTTGACCCGTCACGTGAAGCGTGGCGGCAAGATCTGGATCAGGATCTTCCCCGATATGCCGTACACCAAGAAGCCTGCAGAAACCAGACAGGGAAACGGAAAGGGTGCGCCGGAAGGCTGGGTTGCCGTGGTGAAGACCGGAACCATCATGTTCGAGATGGGTGGCATCAGCAAGGATGTCGCGAAAGAGGCTTTGACTTTGGCCGCTTCCAAGCTACCCCTCCGTACCAGGTTCGTCGCAAGACGGGATGTGGAGTGA
- the rpmC gene encoding 50S ribosomal protein L29 has translation MKNSFKDLTLEELKAKKEELHKQYLNQRMDKVLGHVENPLAVRTTRRAIARVNTLISEYELGIRKPATK, from the coding sequence ATGAAGAATTCGTTTAAAGATTTGACCTTGGAAGAGCTGAAGGCGAAGAAAGAGGAACTGCACAAGCAGTACCTGAACCAGAGAATGGACAAGGTGCTTGGACATGTGGAGAACCCTCTTGCTGTACGCACGACGCGCAGAGCCATCGCCCGTGTCAACACTCTGATCTCCGAGTATGAGCTTGGAATCCGCAAGCCTGCAACCAAATAG
- a CDS encoding type Z 30S ribosomal protein S14: MAKKSLIIKSRKEPKFSTRRYNRCRICGRPRGYMRQFDMCRICFRKLASEGQIPGVTKSSW; this comes from the coding sequence ATGGCAAAGAAATCATTGATCATCAAATCCAGGAAAGAGCCGAAGTTCAGCACGAGAAGATACAATCGGTGCAGGATTTGCGGGCGTCCTCGTGGGTATATGCGTCAGTTTGATATGTGCAGAATCTGCTTCCGTAAACTGGCAAGTGAAGGCCAGATTCCTGGCGTTACCAAATCGAGTTGGTAA
- the rplX gene encoding 50S ribosomal protein L24, with amino-acid sequence MRLKKNDTVKVISGKDKGKTGRILSIDHDKERVVVQGVNMVKKTMKKKNQQDKGGIIEIEAPLSVANVAYVLKDGKTTRIGYKFDDNGNKVRVAKKTGEVI; translated from the coding sequence ATGAGACTGAAGAAAAATGACACCGTAAAAGTCATTTCGGGAAAGGACAAGGGCAAGACTGGACGTATTCTTTCCATCGATCATGACAAGGAACGCGTGGTCGTACAGGGTGTCAACATGGTCAAGAAGACCATGAAAAAGAAGAACCAACAGGACAAGGGCGGAATCATTGAGATCGAAGCCCCACTTTCTGTTGCCAATGTCGCATACGTCCTGAAGGACGGAAAGACGACTCGCATCGGGTATAAGTTCGACGATAATGGAAACAAAGTCCGTGTCGCCAAGAAGACTGGGGAAGTAATCTAA
- the rplN gene encoding 50S ribosomal protein L14, with product MIQMQSYLNVADNSGAKRVQCIKVLGGSHRYVAGIGDVIVVAVKDALPNGAIKKGDVLKAVIVRTKKEYRRPDGTYIRFDDNACVVIDANNNPRGKRIFGPVARELRDHYMKIVSLAPEVL from the coding sequence ATGATCCAGATGCAGAGCTATTTGAATGTAGCGGATAACAGCGGGGCCAAACGGGTGCAGTGCATCAAGGTTCTCGGTGGAAGCCATCGGTATGTCGCCGGAATCGGTGATGTCATCGTGGTCGCCGTCAAGGACGCGCTGCCCAATGGCGCCATCAAGAAGGGTGATGTTCTGAAGGCTGTGATCGTCCGTACGAAAAAGGAATACCGGAGACCTGACGGTACCTATATCAGGTTCGATGACAATGCATGTGTCGTCATCGATGCCAACAATAACCCGCGCGGCAAGCGTATTTTCGGACCAGTGGCCAGGGAACTTCGTGACCACTATATGAAGATCGTTTCCCTCGCGCCGGAAGTGTTGTAG
- the rpsH gene encoding 30S ribosomal protein S8: MAVSDPVADMLTKIRNASLAKHEKVDISNSKIKIQIIKILKNEGYVKNFKKVTKDGFPYVRVFLKYDEAQSPVIHGIERVSTPGRRVYTGYREMPRVYNGYGIVVVSTSAGVITGKKATESKIGGELICKVW; encoded by the coding sequence ATGGCTGTAAGTGATCCAGTAGCAGATATGCTCACCAAGATTAGGAACGCTAGTCTGGCGAAGCACGAGAAAGTAGATATCTCCAACTCTAAGATCAAGATCCAGATCATCAAGATCTTGAAGAATGAGGGATATGTGAAGAATTTCAAGAAGGTCACCAAAGACGGTTTCCCGTATGTCCGTGTCTTTCTGAAATACGACGAGGCACAGTCTCCGGTCATCCATGGGATCGAGCGCGTCAGCACTCCGGGTCGCCGTGTGTACACCGGCTACCGCGAAATGCCGCGTGTGTACAACGGCTACGGCATTGTGGTTGTCTCCACGTCCGCAGGTGTGATCACCGGGAAGAAGGCGACTGAGTCGAAGATTGGCGGCGAGCTGATCTGCAAAGTTTGGTAA